The following are from one region of the Rhodopirellula sp. P2 genome:
- a CDS encoding S1C family serine protease: protein MRTDKPSDEPMSLDGITPIPVPSVFSADQDAESAMLNAAQDGMGSEWEDSQAEDPASAPDIEAGGFRLGSHRAESSAVPDNGLSECPPPPAANPSAEEQRSDSESGPTVTVQPHPVLQSLTLLATMALMLLLARYSVPHIVEEIRYAWHRGEMRAENETGVEGLRNVSLDSLSRAYEMVTSAVGPTVVHIDVERSVSEEDRSLQRLLGEDSYTLSDQGSGVVIDEGGYILTNRHVIADGVAISVTLSDGRRLPAALVGSDMPTDLAVLKVDADGLIPIAWGDSDALRVGAPVWAVGSPFGLDRTITFGILSGKHRVVRAGVQHGSSARYQDFMQSDVAVNPGNSGGPLVDARGRLVGINTAIVGDTYQGVSFSIPSNVTRQIYDRIRKTGKVERGWLGVLLSEVPDSMHRGEDLRVRGALISGVTGEDSPAAIAGLDVGDIVLKVDGVRVSDVGHLMRLIANLGHGTLLNLELTRDGEPMSVEVRLKQRPESLDR, encoded by the coding sequence ATGCGAACCGACAAGCCCTCTGACGAACCGATGTCGCTGGATGGGATCACTCCCATTCCTGTGCCCTCGGTGTTCTCTGCGGATCAAGACGCCGAATCAGCGATGCTGAACGCGGCCCAAGATGGGATGGGATCCGAGTGGGAGGATTCTCAGGCTGAGGACCCGGCGTCGGCGCCCGACATCGAGGCGGGCGGATTTCGTTTGGGCAGTCACCGTGCGGAATCTTCCGCAGTGCCAGACAACGGTCTTTCCGAATGCCCTCCCCCACCGGCTGCCAACCCATCGGCAGAGGAACAGCGGTCGGATTCAGAGAGTGGCCCGACGGTCACGGTGCAGCCGCATCCGGTTTTACAGAGCCTGACACTGTTGGCCACGATGGCACTGATGTTGTTGCTGGCTCGGTACAGTGTCCCGCACATCGTCGAAGAAATTCGATACGCCTGGCATCGCGGCGAGATGCGTGCCGAGAATGAAACCGGCGTCGAAGGTTTGCGAAACGTCTCGCTGGATTCTCTTAGCCGAGCGTACGAGATGGTCACGTCCGCGGTGGGCCCCACCGTGGTTCACATCGACGTTGAACGATCGGTTTCCGAAGAGGATCGCAGCCTGCAGCGTTTGCTCGGGGAAGACAGTTACACCTTGTCGGACCAAGGCAGTGGTGTGGTCATCGACGAGGGCGGCTACATCCTGACCAACCGGCATGTGATCGCCGATGGTGTCGCGATCAGCGTGACGCTCAGTGACGGTCGGCGTTTGCCCGCTGCGTTGGTGGGCAGCGACATGCCAACCGATTTGGCCGTGTTGAAGGTCGATGCCGATGGCTTGATTCCGATCGCGTGGGGCGACAGCGATGCGTTGCGAGTGGGGGCCCCGGTTTGGGCGGTGGGCAGTCCCTTTGGTTTGGATCGCACAATCACGTTTGGGATTTTGAGTGGCAAACACCGTGTCGTTCGGGCGGGTGTGCAACATGGTTCCAGCGCTCGCTACCAAGACTTCATGCAAAGCGATGTGGCTGTCAATCCAGGCAACAGTGGCGGTCCGCTGGTCGACGCTCGCGGACGGTTGGTTGGCATCAACACGGCGATTGTCGGTGACACCTATCAAGGCGTCAGCTTTTCAATCCCCAGCAACGTGACTCGCCAGATCTACGATCGGATTCGCAAAACGGGCAAGGTGGAACGCGGGTGGCTCGGGGTTCTGTTGTCAGAGGTCCCGGATTCCATGCACCGCGGTGAGGACTTGCGAGTCCGCGGGGCCCTGATTTCTGGGGTGACGGGCGAGGACTCACCTGCCGCGATCGCGGGACTGGACGTCGGCGACATCGTGCTGAAAGTCGATGGCGTGCGAGTCAGCGATGTCGGGCACCTGATGCGTTTGATCGCGAATTTGGGGCATGGAACCTTGCTCAACCTGGAACTGACTCGGGACGGTGAACCGATGTCGGTTGAGGTCCGGCTCAAGCAACGACCCGAAAGCTTGGATCGTTAA